In the genome of Pirellulales bacterium, the window AACCACAGCGGAAAAGCGACGCAAAACGCCGTTAGCAACCAAAGGATGGCCGTTTGTGGCAGCGCATCGGCAAAGTACATAGCGAAGTAGCTGGTGGTGACGATCAGTGCCGTCAGGCCGTAATTCACGTAGATCGATCCGAGCCAATAGCCCGGCCCGCGGTTGAACTGGAATTTGCACGCCGCGCACCGCTCGTGCATCCGAAACCAACCGCGGAACAGTTGCCCCTCGCCGCACACCGGGCAGCGCAATCGCAATGCCCGCCAGAATAGAGTCGCCAGCGACGGCTTGTGGAGCATGCCTCGAGGTTCCATCGCCGCATTGTAGCATGTCCTTCCGCCATTGTGATGTCGTATTATGATGATGGGATTTCGCCCCCACGACTCTCAAACTCATCCCCCATGGCATTCATCGGTCGCCTGTTGCAAATCGCCGGTCTCATCCTATTGCCAATCAGCATGATCTTGCAGTTGTCGCAGCGCATC includes:
- a CDS encoding DUF983 domain-containing protein; this encodes MEPRGMLHKPSLATLFWRALRLRCPVCGEGQLFRGWFRMHERCAACKFQFNRGPGYWLGSIYVNYGLTALIVTTSYFAMYFADALPQTAILWLLTAFCVAFPLWFFRYARSIWIGFDLYVDPRQADEVKLDSVLQSK